Proteins encoded within one genomic window of Glycine soja cultivar W05 chromosome 1, ASM419377v2, whole genome shotgun sequence:
- the LOC114419926 gene encoding uncharacterized protein LOC114419926 isoform X1 has protein sequence MRVSAQRLIFELRFHTALPNMGASESTLSSGKTPDDKITTITERSEASDPILERLKSLKITPPILTSPPTEGTLTDILVRKPSSSSVSVALFFTIESATVNPKVILELFSIYHDWQEKKTQEISIRQEEIENKIEVADALAIKLLQRYNDSTSTMKTASQHLSGVHSLQVEIGELKGRLTEVISNCDALCKRIATEGPESLVSSIKPFAVTTANQETYSSSSSLRIVSKTNPPSAEE, from the exons ATGAGAGTTTCGGCTCAGAGATTGATTTTTGAGCTACGATTTCACACCGCATTGCCAAACATGGGTGCTTCAGAGTCTACTCTCTCAAGCGGAAAG ACGCCAGATGACAAAATCACCACCATAACCGAGCGGTCGGAAGCCTCTGACCCTATCTTGGAGCGCCTTAAATCTCTCAAAATT ACACCGCCCATATTGACCTCACCCCCAACAGAGGGGACTTTAACTGATATTTTAGTGAGGAAGCCTTCGTCGTCCTCAGTTTCAG TTGCTCTCTTTTTCACGATTGAATCAGCTACAGTCAATCCGAAGGTTATACTGGAGCTCTTCTCAATATACCATGATTGGCAGGAGAAAAAGACCCAAGAGATAAGCATAAGACAG GaggaaatagaaaacaaaatagaagTTGCAGATGCTCTAGCGATCAAACTTCTTCAGCGATATAATGATTCGACTTCTACAATGAAGACTGCCTCACAACATCTATCCGGAG TTCATTCATTGCAGGTGGAAATTGGAGAGCTCAAAGGAAGGTTGACTGAAGTTATCAGCAACTGTGATGCTTTGTGCAAGAGGATTGCAACAGAGGGTCCAGAATCTCTCGTGTCATCAATCAAACCTTTTGCAGTTACTACGGCTAATCAAGAAACCTACTCAAGTTCATCTAGTTTGCGGATAGTTTCAAAAACAAATCCACCTTCAGCAGAAGAATAG
- the LOC114419926 gene encoding uncharacterized protein LOC114419926 isoform X3 has product MRVSAQRLIFELRFHTALPNMGASESTLSSGKTPDDKITTITERSEASDPILERLKSLKITPPILTSPPTEGTLTDILVRKPSSSSVSVNPKVILELFSIYHDWQEKKTQEISIRQEEIENKIEVADALAIKLLQRYNDSTSTMKTASQHLSGVHSLQVEIGELKGRLTEVISNCDALCKRIATEGPESLVSSIKPFAVTTANQETYSSSSSLRIVSKTNPPSAEE; this is encoded by the exons ATGAGAGTTTCGGCTCAGAGATTGATTTTTGAGCTACGATTTCACACCGCATTGCCAAACATGGGTGCTTCAGAGTCTACTCTCTCAAGCGGAAAG ACGCCAGATGACAAAATCACCACCATAACCGAGCGGTCGGAAGCCTCTGACCCTATCTTGGAGCGCCTTAAATCTCTCAAAATT ACACCGCCCATATTGACCTCACCCCCAACAGAGGGGACTTTAACTGATATTTTAGTGAGGAAGCCTTCGTCGTCCTCAGTTTCAG TCAATCCGAAGGTTATACTGGAGCTCTTCTCAATATACCATGATTGGCAGGAGAAAAAGACCCAAGAGATAAGCATAAGACAG GaggaaatagaaaacaaaatagaagTTGCAGATGCTCTAGCGATCAAACTTCTTCAGCGATATAATGATTCGACTTCTACAATGAAGACTGCCTCACAACATCTATCCGGAG TTCATTCATTGCAGGTGGAAATTGGAGAGCTCAAAGGAAGGTTGACTGAAGTTATCAGCAACTGTGATGCTTTGTGCAAGAGGATTGCAACAGAGGGTCCAGAATCTCTCGTGTCATCAATCAAACCTTTTGCAGTTACTACGGCTAATCAAGAAACCTACTCAAGTTCATCTAGTTTGCGGATAGTTTCAAAAACAAATCCACCTTCAGCAGAAGAATAG
- the LOC114419926 gene encoding uncharacterized protein LOC114419926 isoform X2 gives MRVSAQRLIFELRFHTALPNMGASESTLSSGKTPDDKITTITERSEASDPILERLKSLKITPPILTSPPTEGTLTDILVRKPSSSSVSATVNPKVILELFSIYHDWQEKKTQEISIRQEEIENKIEVADALAIKLLQRYNDSTSTMKTASQHLSGVHSLQVEIGELKGRLTEVISNCDALCKRIATEGPESLVSSIKPFAVTTANQETYSSSSSLRIVSKTNPPSAEE, from the exons ATGAGAGTTTCGGCTCAGAGATTGATTTTTGAGCTACGATTTCACACCGCATTGCCAAACATGGGTGCTTCAGAGTCTACTCTCTCAAGCGGAAAG ACGCCAGATGACAAAATCACCACCATAACCGAGCGGTCGGAAGCCTCTGACCCTATCTTGGAGCGCCTTAAATCTCTCAAAATT ACACCGCCCATATTGACCTCACCCCCAACAGAGGGGACTTTAACTGATATTTTAGTGAGGAAGCCTTCGTCGTCCTCAGTTTCAG CTACAGTCAATCCGAAGGTTATACTGGAGCTCTTCTCAATATACCATGATTGGCAGGAGAAAAAGACCCAAGAGATAAGCATAAGACAG GaggaaatagaaaacaaaatagaagTTGCAGATGCTCTAGCGATCAAACTTCTTCAGCGATATAATGATTCGACTTCTACAATGAAGACTGCCTCACAACATCTATCCGGAG TTCATTCATTGCAGGTGGAAATTGGAGAGCTCAAAGGAAGGTTGACTGAAGTTATCAGCAACTGTGATGCTTTGTGCAAGAGGATTGCAACAGAGGGTCCAGAATCTCTCGTGTCATCAATCAAACCTTTTGCAGTTACTACGGCTAATCAAGAAACCTACTCAAGTTCATCTAGTTTGCGGATAGTTTCAAAAACAAATCCACCTTCAGCAGAAGAATAG